CCTTGAAAACCTCGCCGACGAACTGATCGAGGCGGTATCCAAAGCATGGAAAAACCCGTTTGAAGCCCCGGCCGTCCTATTCCCGGACCCGAAACTAGAGCAGTGGTTCAGGCTGAAATGGGTACAGAAAAAGAAGTCCCTTGTCGGGTTCAATTCGATGATGATCGACCGTTTCCTCATGGAAATCCTCATCGGCGACGATCCGCACAAGCAAAAGCTGAATTCCGACATGCTCCGGAACGTGATTCTCGCGTATCTCGTCAAGGAGACAAACGGCACGCCGAACTACATGCAAATGGATGACGAAGTCAAGCGCTATCTGGTGATCAATGGAGCGCTCGACGAAACGCACCTTTTTGATTTTGCAAGCAAGATGGCTTCGCTGTTTTTGGAATACGAAACAAGCAGACCGAGCGATTTTATTCGCGGACTGGATGGCAAATCGGCGCCGGGCATTCTCGACAAGTGGAAGCAAGGGCAATTGGATGACTTTTTTGGTAAGGCAAACCACGACATCGCAAAACGCGAAGCCTGGCAGCGAAAGCTATACTCCGCCATTTTCCACGCCCACGACGGAAAGCAATCGTTACTTTCTGAAGTTTTCGAAAACGAAGCGAAGCGCAAGGGTATTGAACGCACGGAATACATGACAATTCCGTACCTCTACATTGCATGCCAAGATGATAAAGGCAATGTCACATTCCACACGGAACACACGGGCAACACGCCGCTATTCATTTTTGGTCTTGGCGGCATGGGCCAGTTCTACCGCGTGATTTTGCAGAAGTACGCCGAAACGCACGACGTTTACGCCTACATCCAGAACCCCTGTATGGAATTCTGGGAAGACACTTCAACTATCCACAACCAAAACGCCAACATCCACCGAAACTGGATTTCGCGCAGTGGACAGTGGAGCGACAAGAGCGGGAACATCGAAAATGTCCGTGCAAAGATGTCTGTCGGCATTTCGGATGCGGGCGAAAGCAACGACATCGATGACATTCCCGAATACACAAGCGCAGAAGCGGAAGCCGAAAATACGCTGCTCTGCAACTGGGGACGTTCCGGCCGCGACAACATCAAACTCTGGTGCCAAGCCGCCAATTACGATTTCGACTTCAGCACAAGCGGTCGCAGCGACAAGTCGAGCGATGAAATCAGCGATGCAAGCGAACTCCCGCACGACACCCTTTTGCACAAGGTACAGTACGCGATTGCAAACCGCATCAACACATTGCCTGACTTTGCCGCAAGCGATTGCAAATCAAAAGATTTTAGCCTTGATGTGACGGCTGCACCGACCAAGATTCGCGAAGTCGAAGCGCTCCACACCAGCATCTGCAAGCTCATGCAGGAAGGCGCACGAGTGAACGACATTCTCGTCGTATCGCCTGCGCTAGACGATTACCGCACCGCCATCAAGACGATTTTCGACCAAACTCCCGAAAGGAAAAAGTACGCTAGCGAAAACAACAGGGACGGATTTTTGCACATTCCGTTTGCGATTGTCGATTCACCTGCCAGAAGTTCGCAGACCGAAAATGTACTGGACAACTTGTTCTCGATTTTGGAACAGGGAACCATTACACGCCCGACATTCTTTGCGCTTTTGCGCAATCCGGTCGTGCAGCAGACGCGCCACATCAGCGAAGACGATGTAAACAATTGGGAAAGCTGGATTGAAGAGACGAACGTCTATCGCGACCGCGAGCACAAAAAAGAAGACTGGCTCGGAGGCGTTCGCCGATTGCTCCTTGCAAAAATGACGAAGAATCCCGTTGCATTTTCACACGGGGATTCTAGCGAAACGCTCATGCCGTATGCAGACATGGCAACAAGCGACAGCCGCTCGCTTTGCAAGTTTGTGGAATGCATCGAATCGCTCAAAAAGTGGATGAAATTCGCGGGCTATGACGGGAATTACGAAATTTCGAGCGAAAAAAAAGTTGCGGACCTCAACAAGCTCAGTGATTTTATCAGCGAATGGATCACGATGTCTGGCGCACCCGACGGTTTCGCCAGCGAAACGATTATCGTCAACAACGTGATGCAGGCCATCGAAGGTCTCCGCAACCAGATGGATGCCGGGCTCGAAAGCATCTCGTGGAAGGTCGTCAAGCAGACGCTTCTCACCGCCGCACAGTCCTCCGCTTACAGCTGCGGAACGCTTTTCGTCAACGGCATCACGTTCATGAACTTCATCCCGAACCGCATTATCCCTGTAAAGCACTTGTTCTTTATCGGTGGCGATTCCATGAATTTTCCGGGTGCAAAACAGCACAACACGCTAGACCTCCGCAAGTCTTGCCGCCCGTGGCCGGGCGACGATTCGCCTATTGCCAAGCGACGTTACGCGTTCCTCTGCCAGCTCATGAGTACAAGCGAAAGTTTCCACGTGAGCTACGTGAATCAGGACATCCGCAAGGATGCCGAACTTTACCCGACATCCGTTGTGAACGATATCCGAAAGTTTTTGGTCAACGCTATTAATCGCGATAAGAACGGTGGCACATCTAACAATGGAGAAAAGAATGGCGCGCCCGCTGAGAAAATCGGACTTTCCGATGCATGGCCCGAAAACAAGATTTCGCTGGATGAAACCCGAGACTTTACGGAACTTTTCACGCAAAAGAGCCTCCGCAACAAGCGCGCATTCTTAAACATGATGCAAGACGGATTTGCCCACGTGAATCCCGCAACGGGCGCCATGCAATCTGCGGACGAAAACATCGCCTTCAAATTGCCCGAGCGCGTACCGCTGTACATGCTCAGCGACTTTTTGAAAGACCCGTTCGAATTCCGCATCAGCCAAATGCTTGCCGCCTCCGAATCTGACGACCCAGAAAAGGAACTGTTCGAGCCGATTCATTTTGAACCGCTACAAAAGAGCGAACTTCTCAAGATGATGGTTGCCGCAGAGCTTTCGCACAAGTCCGAAGAGCTTGAAAAATTCAAGAAGGAATCCGCGCTTAAAGGCAACATGCCCGACGGCATCTTCGGAGAAAAACTTCTCGCCGAAATGGAATCGCAAAAGAACTTGATTCTTGCCAAAATGGGAGAAAATCTCGTTTCACAAATCAAAGAATCCTGGAGCTATCAAGCAAAAATTCAGGACATTCAAATGGACCGCGGAACCGACAGCAAGTGGACTCTTTCGGGAACGCTCGACTGGTGCAATAGCGAAAATCTCGACAACATTTCCGAGATGATTTCTGTTTCTTCGTCTTACAGCAAGACGACTTTAGACAAGTTCTTATCTCCTTACGTCAAGGCGCTAGCCGTCATTGCCCAGAGAGCAGGCTCTATTGATGCCAATGCAGAACAAACTGTAAAAATTTCCATTTACAACACCGACTCTACCGCAGAACCGACAACAGCGACAGTCTCCATGACACCGCAAAAGGCAACCGAGACTTTGCAAGAAATCTATACCGCAGCATTCGGTAACGAAACAGAGCGTCCCTATTCCAAGGCCGTTCCCGCCAGTTTACTCGACACGCCAGGCATTACAAATATCCGCGCATTCAAGGACAAACTTTTAGACTGCTGGAAATATTTCGACAAAAAGTCACTATTCGATCCCATTACCGATGTCGGTTTTGAAGCCAACAACTTTACATACCAGTGGAACGATGCGATAAAGAAAATGCGCAGCCTCATGCAAATTACAGTCTCCGAAAACACAAAGAAAAGGAAGGCATAATCATGGAAAATTTCAGTCTCCAAAAATTCGACCCTTCCAAAAGCCTTTTCATTGAAGCCTCCGCAGGCACTGGCAAAACGTACACCATCCAGTTGATGGTCGCAAAGCTTATCAGCCATGGTACACCGCTCAAGAAAATCCTCATCGTCACGTACACCGAGAAGGCCGCCGGCGAACTCAAGGACCGCATCCGCAAAAAAATTGACGAAGTCCTCGTGAGCCGCAAACTCGACAAGACTAACGAAGCAGAAAAGGAACTCGACGACGCGACACTTGCACTGTTTTCCAAAGCCTATCAAGATGTAGACAACGCCGCCATCTTCACAATCCATTCGTTCTGCCAAAAAGCGCTCAAGGAATATGCCTACGATGCAGGCAGACCGTTTGACATGTCGATGATTGACGACAGCGAAGTTCACGATCTCGTTGAACAGTTCATTCGCGACAAGTGGAGCGACAATAACGATTTCCAGTTTTTGCTCAAGACCGATTCCGCGCAGTCCATCGCTAACAAAGTTGCAACCGGCCTCGAAAACATCGTCAACGTCTATCGCGGCAGCGAAGGCGACCGCGAAATCATTCCTCTCGACAAGCCTGAGCAAATCACTTTTGGCGATACCGCTTTAAACGATGATGACATCCGCACCATCGCCGTTGCAAAAACATTTGACGATATTCTCGGCATCGCCATTTTCCGTGACGCATTTTCGACACTCGAAAAGCATCCGACTGAAAAATTTGGCAAGACTTCTAAAAATTGCATTAGCGATTTTTTAAGCACACTCAAGCTCTGGGAAAAAGACAAGACACTCTTTTCAGGAGTCTCGTTCAGGGATAGCGATTTCGTTCGCACAACATGGCCAACCGACGCTTACGAAGCATTCTTATCATTCAAAGCATTGAAAGAATTGCTCCCATCCATCAATAGCGTTTTGCTCAACAACTTCTTGATTCCGCAAGCCGCAACCGTCTTTGACGAATGGCAAAAGTACAAGACCGAAAAGAAATGCCAGTCGTTCAACGACATGATTCTCTCGGTTCACCGCGCAGCACTTGACACGAGCAAAGGCGATTCGTTGCTCAAGAGCAGGCTCCGTGCGCAATACACGTACGCCATCATTGACGAATTCCAGGACACGAACCAGTTGCAATGGGATATTTTCAGCGCCATTTTCGACAAGATTTTTGTCGTGGGCGACCCCAAGCAATCTATTTACAGTTTCCAAAGTGCCGACGTGAATGTCTATCAAAAAGCTATTCACGAAATCAAAAACGGCATGTCGCTACAGACAAATTTCAGATCTACCACGGAAATCATCTACGGCTGTAACGAGCTTTTCAAGGGTGACTTTTTCACACCGAACGAAGGAGCAACAAAACTCGTCGATTTTGAGCCATCGCTCCCGCCGCAAAACGAAAAGCAAGTCAAGGCTCCGCCTAAAATCAACGGCAATGAAGTAGCCCCCATCTGGATTAGCGAGCAAGACATCAACGAAGTCGATTTTGCGCGCGCCGCCGTTCAAAAAATCATTGACTGGTGTACTTTTGTCGATGGCAAAACCGTATTGCAAGTTTTCAAAAAAGAAGACTGCACGCAATACCGGAACGTGACTTTCAAGGACTTTGCCGTACTCGCCCGCAGCCGTAACGAAATGGACGCCATCGAAGATGCGATGCGCTCTGCAGGCGTTCCATTCAGCCGTTATAAAGACAGCAATCTTTTCAGTTGTCGTGAATGCGCCGAATGGATTGCCATTTTCAAGGCGATTAACGCGCCCGATTTTTCGGCATGGAACAGACGCCTTTTAAGCGAAGCGCTCATCACAGATTTTTTCAGAATTGCCCGCCAAGACATCCACTACGCCGAAAGCAAAGCATTCGATGACCCGAACAATCCCGTGCGTCAAAAATTAAACGCATGGACGGAACTAGCGCAAAAACGCCGTTACGCCGAAATGCTCGAACGCATTTACAGCGACACGCAAGTCGAAGAACGCTTGACCGAAATTTCGAGATTGCAGAATTTGGCAAGGCTCCGTCAAATCGGCAATTACGCCATCGAATACCTTTACAATCACAACTGTTCCATTGAAGATCTCGTGCGCCACTTGGAAGCGCTCGCGAGCTACAGCGAAAACGCCGATGATGAAGACGGAAACCTCGTCGAAAAAAGTAGCGATTACGACGCCGTGCAAGTCATGACGATTCACGCCTCGAAAGGCCTTGAATTCCCTGTCGTGATTTCTGTCGCAGGTTTCAAGGGCAAGCGCCCCGCAACAGGCCCGTTCCTTTATCATGACAACGATGAAATTCGTCTTGGCTTCAGTGAACACGCTAAGACCACACGCGAGCGCGAAGAACTTGAAGAATGGAAGCGACTCTTCTACGTCGATTTCACACGCGCATCTTCGATTCTCATGTTGCCGCGTTACGAGAAATGGAAAAATACCAAAGGCGTCAAGCCGGAATACGCATTCCTTGAAAGTTCAATCAATGGTCTCATCGAAAACGCATCGGATCTGACGACGATTTTACCGAAAACGGAAAACTGGAATCCGCAACAGCTAAGCGAAACCGTCAAGGAGCACATTTTAAAACCGCTCAATGAAAATTCTGAAATCGGAAAAGCCTTGAGCGCCGATGAAATTCGGGACAACATCATCCAGCAAAAATGCGCCATGGCAAGTTTACAAAACAAGCTCGCCGACGCAAGTATTATGCAGTATTCGTACAGTTCACTTTCGGGCAAGGCAGATTCGCCTGTAGACGCCGATGACGGGAACCGCACGAATCGCGAAGGCGAAGAAATCGCAACAGCGCGTACGTCAACGGTCCAGATTCGTGATATCGATACCGCAGCAGTCAACTGCACCATCGCAACCGATGCTTCGCTTGATTACCAGACGCATTTGAACGAGAGTGCTCACAAGTTCCCACGCGGTTCACACGCCGGTAACGCCCTCCACCGCATTTTCGAATGCACCAAGTTCCAGCAGTTCGGTCTGGAAAACAAGACGCTCGAAGACGCGCTCGCAAATCCGCAAACGAGAAACATCATTGAAGAAGAATTCAAACGCGAATCGCTCCCCATCTGGAATCATCGCGACGCCTGGATTGATATCGCCACGCGCTACACGTGGAATACGCTGAATGCAAGGCTGCCGGAAATCGCGGGCAGTTCCGTGCAATACGCAAAACAAGATTCCGCAGGGAACGCCAAACAAGATGCGCCGCAGACATTCGCGCTGATTGACATTCCGCTAAGCGACCACAAGCCCGAAGTACAGTTCAACCAGAACGCCACCGATGAAAGCGGCGACATTCTCAAACGTTTCTGCAAAGGCTTCATCGACTTGCTTTTCGTCCGCACCATAAACGGTCAAAAGCACTATTCCATTCTCGACTGGAAATCGGACATGCTCGAGAACAACAATTACACGCCCGAAGCGCTCAAGGAAAAAGTCGATAACGATTACTCCATCCAGCGCGTACTTTACAGCTATTGTCTGATTCAATGGCTCAAGCAGTTCTACGGCGAAGGTACAGCCGAGAACTTGAGCGAATCTGAAATTTTCGAAAAACACTTCGGCGGTATTTATTATGCATTCATTCGCGGTACCGAAGGCGGCACTCCCAAGGGAATTTACGCACAAACTTGGAATAGTTTTACCGATCTCACAAACGCCTATCAAAAAGTGAAAGACCTTATGAGCAAGCCCTCCATCGTTAAGGAGGAAAACTAAAATGGACAAGAAAATACTCGCTACAGAATCGATTGACGAATTCATCGACGCGCTTATTGAAATGCGCGGACTCGTTCCGCTTAACAAGCACTTGCTCCATCTGCTTTTTGAAATCAAGAACAACATTTCGCTCCATACGCAAAAATTCCTGACGCTATGCATGTCGCTCCTCGACGACGGCAACACGCGCGTTCCGCTGGACTCCCAGCATTTCTCCGCAATGTGGGCCCGCAAATGGAACGGCCTCGTGATGCTCCGCATCAGCACCGCCGAAGAAGACATCGACGAAAACGCATTTGCAACCGCTGACGATTTCGCAAGCATTATCGCAAACGGCATTCAAGACATCTTGACAAGCGACTTTTCTACGATCATGGAAAGCCGCGAGACCGACACCGCATCTGCCGAAGATTCGTTGAGCAAGCCGTTTATTCTCGCCAAGCGCGAAAGCGGTACGCACCTTTATTTCACCAAGCATTTCGATGCCAAATGCGTGATTGAAAAAGCGGCGAACATCTTGTTCAAAAACGGCAGCAAGCCAAGTGCCGAAGAAATTGCGCAGTGCACCGAAAAAGTCGCAAGCATCTGCAAGCCTTTCGGCGACAAGCCCTTCACCATCAAGAAGCGCCAAGCCGAAGCCATTATCCGCGGGCAAACCGAGAATCTCGTTGTCACCGGCGGCCCAGGCACCGGCAAGACTACCGTCGTTCTCTACATTCTGTGGAACTTGCTCGTAAGCCACAGCGAAATGCTCGACTGGAACATCTATCTCGCCGCCCCGAGCGGCAAAGCTGCCGACCGCATGCGTGAAAGCCTTATCGACGGTCTCGCGAGAATCCGTGACGAACAAAAGACCGACAACGAGCGCATTTTCCGCAAGCTGAACGAACTCGAAAGCAGTACCATCCACCGTCTGCTCCGATTCTCAAAAAGCACGGGCGGCTTCATGTA
This region of Fibrobacter sp. UBA4297 genomic DNA includes:
- a CDS encoding exodeoxyribonuclease V subunit gamma, whose translation is MLYLKFALNLENLADELIEAVSKAWKNPFEAPAVLFPDPKLEQWFRLKWVQKKKSLVGFNSMMIDRFLMEILIGDDPHKQKLNSDMLRNVILAYLVKETNGTPNYMQMDDEVKRYLVINGALDETHLFDFASKMASLFLEYETSRPSDFIRGLDGKSAPGILDKWKQGQLDDFFGKANHDIAKREAWQRKLYSAIFHAHDGKQSLLSEVFENEAKRKGIERTEYMTIPYLYIACQDDKGNVTFHTEHTGNTPLFIFGLGGMGQFYRVILQKYAETHDVYAYIQNPCMEFWEDTSTIHNQNANIHRNWISRSGQWSDKSGNIENVRAKMSVGISDAGESNDIDDIPEYTSAEAEAENTLLCNWGRSGRDNIKLWCQAANYDFDFSTSGRSDKSSDEISDASELPHDTLLHKVQYAIANRINTLPDFAASDCKSKDFSLDVTAAPTKIREVEALHTSICKLMQEGARVNDILVVSPALDDYRTAIKTIFDQTPERKKYASENNRDGFLHIPFAIVDSPARSSQTENVLDNLFSILEQGTITRPTFFALLRNPVVQQTRHISEDDVNNWESWIEETNVYRDREHKKEDWLGGVRRLLLAKMTKNPVAFSHGDSSETLMPYADMATSDSRSLCKFVECIESLKKWMKFAGYDGNYEISSEKKVADLNKLSDFISEWITMSGAPDGFASETIIVNNVMQAIEGLRNQMDAGLESISWKVVKQTLLTAAQSSAYSCGTLFVNGITFMNFIPNRIIPVKHLFFIGGDSMNFPGAKQHNTLDLRKSCRPWPGDDSPIAKRRYAFLCQLMSTSESFHVSYVNQDIRKDAELYPTSVVNDIRKFLVNAINRDKNGGTSNNGEKNGAPAEKIGLSDAWPENKISLDETRDFTELFTQKSLRNKRAFLNMMQDGFAHVNPATGAMQSADENIAFKLPERVPLYMLSDFLKDPFEFRISQMLAASESDDPEKELFEPIHFEPLQKSELLKMMVAAELSHKSEELEKFKKESALKGNMPDGIFGEKLLAEMESQKNLILAKMGENLVSQIKESWSYQAKIQDIQMDRGTDSKWTLSGTLDWCNSENLDNISEMISVSSSYSKTTLDKFLSPYVKALAVIAQRAGSIDANAEQTVKISIYNTDSTAEPTTATVSMTPQKATETLQEIYTAAFGNETERPYSKAVPASLLDTPGITNIRAFKDKLLDCWKYFDKKSLFDPITDVGFEANNFTYQWNDAIKKMRSLMQITVSENTKKRKA
- a CDS encoding UvrD-helicase domain-containing protein — its product is MENFSLQKFDPSKSLFIEASAGTGKTYTIQLMVAKLISHGTPLKKILIVTYTEKAAGELKDRIRKKIDEVLVSRKLDKTNEAEKELDDATLALFSKAYQDVDNAAIFTIHSFCQKALKEYAYDAGRPFDMSMIDDSEVHDLVEQFIRDKWSDNNDFQFLLKTDSAQSIANKVATGLENIVNVYRGSEGDREIIPLDKPEQITFGDTALNDDDIRTIAVAKTFDDILGIAIFRDAFSTLEKHPTEKFGKTSKNCISDFLSTLKLWEKDKTLFSGVSFRDSDFVRTTWPTDAYEAFLSFKALKELLPSINSVLLNNFLIPQAATVFDEWQKYKTEKKCQSFNDMILSVHRAALDTSKGDSLLKSRLRAQYTYAIIDEFQDTNQLQWDIFSAIFDKIFVVGDPKQSIYSFQSADVNVYQKAIHEIKNGMSLQTNFRSTTEIIYGCNELFKGDFFTPNEGATKLVDFEPSLPPQNEKQVKAPPKINGNEVAPIWISEQDINEVDFARAAVQKIIDWCTFVDGKTVLQVFKKEDCTQYRNVTFKDFAVLARSRNEMDAIEDAMRSAGVPFSRYKDSNLFSCRECAEWIAIFKAINAPDFSAWNRRLLSEALITDFFRIARQDIHYAESKAFDDPNNPVRQKLNAWTELAQKRRYAEMLERIYSDTQVEERLTEISRLQNLARLRQIGNYAIEYLYNHNCSIEDLVRHLEALASYSENADDEDGNLVEKSSDYDAVQVMTIHASKGLEFPVVISVAGFKGKRPATGPFLYHDNDEIRLGFSEHAKTTREREELEEWKRLFYVDFTRASSILMLPRYEKWKNTKGVKPEYAFLESSINGLIENASDLTTILPKTENWNPQQLSETVKEHILKPLNENSEIGKALSADEIRDNIIQQKCAMASLQNKLADASIMQYSYSSLSGKADSPVDADDGNRTNREGEEIATARTSTVQIRDIDTAAVNCTIATDASLDYQTHLNESAHKFPRGSHAGNALHRIFECTKFQQFGLENKTLEDALANPQTRNIIEEEFKRESLPIWNHRDAWIDIATRYTWNTLNARLPEIAGSSVQYAKQDSAGNAKQDAPQTFALIDIPLSDHKPEVQFNQNATDESGDILKRFCKGFIDLLFVRTINGQKHYSILDWKSDMLENNNYTPEALKEKVDNDYSIQRVLYSYCLIQWLKQFYGEGTAENLSESEIFEKHFGGIYYAFIRGTEGGTPKGIYAQTWNSFTDLTNAYQKVKDLMSKPSIVKEEN